The following coding sequences lie in one Ostrea edulis chromosome 8, xbOstEdul1.1, whole genome shotgun sequence genomic window:
- the LOC130049268 gene encoding uncharacterized protein LOC130049268, with protein MRSSQFSVSSVNNNMSKRKPNWSVAEIEALVGAVTENIRVVKGKFTPSLTNEVKNRQWMAITERVNTANVSKCDRDVAEVKKKWQDFSSQTKKKEAMRIRHRQATGGGPAIEDDLKSWETLIIGTFSKSAVEGVPGGVDSGALSSSQSRILLEKETSYVFEATLAEQSPAAEQPSAFITDNSSEKPVSEEFETGIVYTCTLIYFSYFEKFGSIQWFNSIGKVDLQNWYFL; from the exons ATGCGCAGTTCGCAATTTAGCGTGTCGTCTGTCAACAACAACATGAGCAAACGGAAGCCGAACTGGAGTGTTGCAGAAATTGAGGCCCTGGTGGGAGCTGTAACGGAAAATATAAGAGTCGTGAAGGGAAAGTTTACCCCCTCATTGACGAATGAGGTTAAGAATCGCCAGTGGATGGCGATAACCGAGCG agtCAATACAGCTAATGTGTCTAAGTGTGATCGAGATGTAGCAGAAGTAAAGAAAAAATGGCAAGACTTCAGTAGCCAAACGAAAAAGAAGGAGGCCATGAGGATTCGTCACAGGCAAGCAACTGGAGGAGGTCCTGCAATAGAAGATGATCTGAAATCATGGGAAACTCTG ATCATTGGAACATTTTCCAAGAGTGCCGTTGAAGGGGTGCCGGGTGGGGTTGATTCTGGAGCACTATCCTCATCACAAAGCCGAATACTCTTAGAGAAAG AAACATCATATGTATTTGAGGCAACTCTTGCTGAACAATCACCTGCTGCTGAACAACCATCTGCCTTCATCAcag atAACTCCAGTGAAAAGCCTGTGAGTGAGGAGTTTGAGACAggtattgtatatacatgtacactaatcTATTTTTCATACTTCGAGAAATTTGGAAGTATTCAATGGTTTAACAGTATAGGCAAAGTAGACCTACAAAACTGGTATTTCCTGTAA